The Actinomadura sp. WMMB 499 genome includes a window with the following:
- a CDS encoding sulfurtransferase TusA family protein: protein MSEPVVIDGGDRACVRLLLELRGRLADLPAGTIVHLIATDPAAPIDIPAWCHLTGHAYLGPLDAPAPTYALRVAEDARPTAPESPWRAG, encoded by the coding sequence ATGAGCGAACCGGTGGTCATCGACGGCGGCGACCGCGCCTGCGTGCGCCTGCTCCTCGAGCTGCGCGGCCGCCTCGCGGACCTGCCGGCCGGCACGATCGTCCACCTGATCGCCACCGACCCGGCCGCCCCCATCGACATCCCCGCCTGGTGCCACCTGACCGGTCACGCCTACCTGGGGCCGCTCGACGCCCCCGCCCCCACCTACGCCCTCCGCGTCGCCGAAGACGCCCGCCCCACCGCCCCCGAGTCCCCCTGGCGGGCCGGG
- a CDS encoding STAS domain-containing protein, translating into MESTEDCGTLTFPAEVDLGNGEAIYEQAVALLDSGVPALIVDLSHCAFCDSSGLNVITRSQMRATERGVPMWVVLPARGIVRRISEVAGLQRRVAIAPDVATAREALVPYR; encoded by the coding sequence GTGGAGAGCACCGAGGACTGCGGGACGCTGACGTTCCCGGCGGAGGTGGACCTCGGCAACGGCGAGGCGATCTACGAACAGGCCGTCGCGCTGCTCGACTCCGGTGTCCCGGCGCTCATCGTCGACCTGAGCCACTGCGCGTTCTGCGACTCGAGCGGGCTGAACGTGATCACCCGCTCCCAGATGCGGGCCACCGAGCGCGGCGTGCCGATGTGGGTCGTGCTGCCCGCGCGGGGGATCGTCCGGCGGATCAGCGAGGTCGCGGGGCTGCAGCGCCGCGTCGCGATCGCCCCGGACGTCGCGACGGCGCGGGAGGCGCTCGTCCCGTACCGCTAG
- a CDS encoding ROK family transcriptional regulator yields the protein MRNSRDDGPAALLRLVATGQAESRAELARLSGLAASSVSLRVEQLLDAGLFTEEGAGASRGGRRPRRLRLARGAGVFLIADLGAHHARLAVADLAGTPLALGDLSCDIAVGPERTLTEVIDALRALARAHDLGDVPVRGVGIGLPGPVDPATGQVVSPSRMPGWNDFPVREFASARAGVPALVENDANLMAVGEHRHSRPACDNLMVIKLGSGIGCGVIVDGRLHRGRGAAGDISHVRILSEATVDCSCGHPDCLEAHASGAALAAALAAQGIEVDHPARIVDLVADGVPQATSAVRTAGRLIGDVLTALVNFFNPDALIIGGGLSNAEPLVATIRGVIYERCLPLATRNLEIDTSAAGRDASILGAGHLLLDASGDWIDRALER from the coding sequence GTGCGCAACAGCAGAGACGACGGACCGGCGGCCCTCCTGCGGCTGGTGGCCACCGGTCAGGCGGAGTCGCGGGCCGAGCTCGCCCGGCTCTCCGGCCTCGCCGCCTCCAGCGTCTCGCTGCGGGTCGAGCAACTCCTCGACGCCGGTCTGTTCACCGAGGAGGGCGCCGGAGCCTCGCGCGGGGGCCGGCGGCCCCGGCGCCTCCGGCTCGCCCGCGGCGCGGGAGTGTTCCTGATCGCCGACCTCGGCGCGCACCACGCCCGCCTGGCCGTCGCCGACCTGGCCGGCACCCCGCTCGCCCTCGGCGACCTGTCCTGCGACATCGCGGTCGGTCCCGAGCGGACGCTGACCGAGGTCATCGACGCGCTGCGCGCCCTCGCCCGCGCGCACGATCTCGGCGACGTGCCCGTCCGCGGCGTCGGCATCGGGCTGCCCGGCCCCGTCGACCCCGCCACCGGCCAGGTCGTCTCACCGTCGCGGATGCCCGGCTGGAACGACTTCCCGGTCCGCGAGTTCGCGTCCGCCCGCGCGGGCGTCCCCGCCCTGGTCGAGAACGACGCCAACCTCATGGCCGTGGGGGAGCACCGCCACTCCCGGCCCGCCTGCGACAACCTCATGGTGATCAAGCTGGGCAGCGGCATCGGCTGCGGCGTCATCGTCGACGGGCGGCTGCACCGGGGGCGCGGCGCGGCCGGCGACATCAGCCACGTGCGGATCCTGTCCGAGGCCACCGTCGACTGCTCCTGCGGTCACCCCGACTGCCTGGAGGCGCACGCCAGCGGCGCCGCCCTCGCCGCCGCGCTTGCCGCACAGGGCATCGAAGTCGACCACCCCGCCCGGATCGTCGACCTCGTCGCCGACGGCGTGCCGCAGGCGACGAGCGCCGTCCGCACCGCGGGCCGCCTCATCGGCGACGTCCTCACCGCGCTGGTGAACTTCTTCAACCCGGACGCACTGATCATCGGCGGAGGCCTGTCCAACGCCGAACCCCTCGTCGCGACGATCCGCGGCGTCATCTACGAGCGCTGCCTGCCGCTCGCCACCCGCAACCTGGAGATCGACACCTCCGCCGCGGGCCGCGACGCGAGCATCCTCGGCGCCGGGCACCTGCTCCTCGACGCGTCCGGCGACTGGATCGACCGCGCCCTCGAACGCTAG
- a CDS encoding amino acid ABC transporter ATP-binding protein: MIEVRGLHKRFGDHTALRDVDLDVAEGEVVVVIGPSGSGKSTLCRCLNRLETPDGGSVRIDGRELPAEGRALARLRADVGMVFQSFNLFQHKTVLQNLTLGPTKVRGASREEAERTARELLDRVGIGDQAGKLPAQLSGGQQQRAAIARALAMRPKAMLFDEPTSALDPEMVGEVLDVMTGLARDGMTMVVVTHEMGFARKVADRVVFMADGEIVESGEPAAFFDSPASDRARDFLAKVLSH, from the coding sequence ATGATCGAGGTTCGCGGCCTGCACAAGCGCTTCGGCGACCACACCGCGCTGCGGGATGTTGACCTGGACGTGGCCGAGGGCGAGGTGGTCGTGGTGATCGGGCCGTCCGGGTCCGGCAAGTCGACGCTCTGCCGCTGCCTGAACCGGCTGGAGACCCCGGACGGCGGCAGCGTGCGGATCGACGGCCGCGAGCTGCCCGCCGAGGGACGCGCGCTGGCCCGGCTGCGCGCGGACGTCGGCATGGTGTTCCAGTCGTTCAACCTGTTCCAGCACAAGACCGTCCTGCAGAACCTGACGCTCGGGCCGACCAAGGTCCGCGGCGCCTCCCGCGAGGAGGCCGAGCGGACCGCGCGCGAACTGCTCGACCGGGTCGGGATCGGCGACCAGGCCGGCAAGCTCCCCGCGCAGCTGTCCGGCGGGCAGCAGCAGCGCGCCGCGATCGCCCGCGCGCTCGCGATGCGGCCGAAGGCGATGCTGTTCGACGAGCCGACCTCCGCGCTGGACCCCGAGATGGTCGGCGAGGTCCTGGACGTCATGACCGGCCTCGCCCGCGACGGCATGACCATGGTGGTCGTCACCCACGAGATGGGGTTCGCCCGCAAGGTCGCCGACCGCGTCGTGTTCATGGCGGACGGCGAGATCGTCGAGTCCGGCGAGCCGGCCGCGTTCTTCGACTCCCCCGCCAGCGACCGGGCCCGGGACTTCCTGGCCAAGGTCCTCAGCCACTAG
- a CDS encoding glutamate ABC transporter substrate-binding protein, with product MVRFPAGMRRAAVAAVAALTLTSLAACGDSSDPAVPGSGGGKADDLLSAAPVAANIPAGSTMAKIKERGELLVGGSLDAPLLSQQNPVSGELEGLDADFGRLLAKYIIGEPKVKIVNAASETREALISNGTADVVLQTYSITPERAEKVAFAGPYYSSGLVVATKADETGIKTPADLNGKTVIAGANTPAIPAIEKAAPDAKIVTFGSDPECVQALKQGRGVAYVQDQAVLLATAKQDTSIKIQGEPFTTDPYGIGLKHGDEQFKQFVNDWLRQIQESGLWAKVWKNSIGTVVEGEAPEPPAIGSAPGS from the coding sequence ATGGTGCGTTTCCCTGCGGGGATGCGGCGGGCGGCGGTGGCCGCGGTCGCCGCGCTGACGCTGACGAGCCTCGCGGCCTGCGGCGACTCCTCCGACCCGGCCGTCCCCGGCTCCGGCGGCGGCAAGGCCGACGACCTGCTGTCCGCGGCGCCCGTCGCCGCGAACATCCCGGCCGGCTCCACGATGGCGAAGATCAAGGAGCGCGGTGAGCTGCTGGTCGGCGGCTCGCTCGACGCGCCGCTGCTGTCCCAGCAGAACCCGGTCAGCGGCGAGCTGGAGGGCCTGGACGCCGACTTCGGCCGGCTGCTCGCGAAGTACATCATCGGCGAGCCGAAGGTGAAGATCGTCAACGCGGCCTCCGAGACCCGCGAGGCGCTGATCTCCAACGGCACCGCGGACGTCGTGCTGCAGACCTACAGCATCACGCCCGAGCGGGCGGAGAAGGTCGCGTTCGCGGGCCCGTACTACAGCTCCGGCCTCGTCGTCGCCACCAAGGCGGACGAGACGGGCATCAAGACCCCGGCCGACCTGAACGGCAAGACGGTCATCGCGGGCGCCAACACCCCCGCGATCCCGGCGATCGAGAAGGCCGCCCCGGACGCGAAGATCGTCACGTTCGGCAGCGACCCCGAGTGCGTGCAGGCGCTCAAGCAGGGGCGCGGCGTCGCCTACGTCCAGGACCAGGCCGTCCTGCTGGCCACCGCGAAGCAGGACACCTCGATCAAGATCCAGGGCGAGCCGTTCACCACCGACCCGTACGGGATCGGCCTCAAGCACGGCGACGAGCAGTTCAAGCAGTTCGTCAACGACTGGCTCCGCCAGATCCAGGAGTCGGGACTGTGGGCGAAGGTCTGGAAGAACTCGATCGGGACGGTCGTCGAGGGCGAGGCGCCCGAGCCGCCCGCGATCGGCTCCGCGCCCGGCTCCTGA
- a CDS encoding amino acid ABC transporter permease: MNVITDHLAEFGDGLLLTVELTLLALAGALAAGIVVAAMRVSPVRVLRAAGMAYVETLQNIPLLVWLVIAVFGLPEIGVMAGLFTSAVVVIALYQGAYMAEAIRSGINAVPAGQGEAARALGLTFVQSLRLVVLPQALRTAIQPLGTIAIMTLMNTAMAAAVGVVELTAAANRVNLAEARPIYIFVTAGLLYMALSAVFGLVTGTLERKLAILR; encoded by the coding sequence GTGAACGTCATCACCGATCACCTCGCGGAGTTCGGCGACGGGCTGCTGCTGACCGTCGAGCTGACGCTGCTGGCGCTCGCCGGCGCGCTCGCCGCCGGGATCGTCGTGGCCGCGATGCGGGTCAGCCCGGTGCGCGTGCTGCGCGCCGCCGGGATGGCCTACGTCGAGACGCTGCAGAACATCCCGCTGCTGGTGTGGCTCGTGATCGCGGTGTTCGGGCTGCCCGAGATCGGCGTCATGGCGGGGCTGTTCACCAGCGCGGTCGTGGTGATCGCCCTCTACCAGGGGGCGTACATGGCCGAGGCGATCCGGTCGGGCATCAACGCGGTGCCCGCCGGTCAGGGCGAGGCCGCACGCGCGCTGGGGCTGACGTTCGTCCAGTCGCTGCGGCTGGTCGTGCTGCCGCAGGCGCTGCGGACGGCGATCCAGCCGCTCGGCACCATCGCGATCATGACGCTGATGAACACGGCGATGGCGGCGGCGGTCGGCGTGGTCGAGCTGACCGCCGCCGCCAACCGGGTCAACCTCGCCGAGGCCCGGCCGATCTACATCTTCGTCACCGCGGGCCTGCTCTACATGGCGCTGTCGGCCGTGTTCGGGCTGGTCACCGGGACGCTCGAGCGGAAGCTGGCGATCCTGCGATGA
- a CDS encoding amino acid ABC transporter permease: MSSSPTSRLLFDDPGPRARRRIRITTAVSLLAGAALVLLALRQFADNGQLAAERWEPFGTWPMWRYLLDGLLSTAKAAAVAIALAMAGGIVLALGRTSPSRWLRWPATAYVEIVRTIPALLLVYVVLFALPRYGLNLPLFWKLVVPLAVSNAAAFAEIFRAGIRSVERGQLEAGLAVGLTRGRAMRLIVLPQAARRVLPSLVSQSAGLLKDTSLGYVVSYAELLYSGKVLANYNHLLIQTYLIVALIYLVVNATLSKIARTLEARQRTRPSRAVRDAVPAAPVAKAS; encoded by the coding sequence ATGAGCTCCTCCCCCACCTCGCGCCTGCTGTTCGACGATCCGGGGCCGCGCGCCCGGCGCCGCATCCGGATCACCACCGCCGTGTCGCTGCTGGCCGGGGCGGCGCTCGTCCTGCTGGCGCTGCGGCAGTTCGCCGACAACGGGCAGCTGGCCGCCGAGCGCTGGGAGCCGTTCGGCACCTGGCCGATGTGGCGGTACCTCCTCGACGGGCTGCTGTCCACCGCGAAGGCGGCGGCCGTCGCCATCGCCCTCGCGATGGCGGGCGGCATCGTGCTCGCGCTCGGCCGCACCTCGCCGTCCCGCTGGCTGCGGTGGCCCGCGACCGCCTACGTCGAGATCGTCCGGACGATCCCGGCGCTGCTGCTCGTGTACGTGGTGCTGTTCGCGCTGCCCCGCTACGGGCTGAACCTGCCGCTGTTCTGGAAGCTCGTCGTGCCGCTCGCGGTGTCGAACGCGGCGGCGTTCGCGGAGATCTTCCGGGCGGGCATCCGGTCGGTGGAGCGCGGCCAGCTGGAGGCGGGCCTCGCGGTCGGGCTGACCCGCGGCCGGGCGATGCGGCTGATCGTCCTGCCGCAGGCGGCTCGCAGGGTGCTGCCGTCCCTGGTCAGCCAGTCGGCGGGGCTGCTCAAGGACACCTCGCTCGGGTACGTCGTCAGCTACGCCGAGCTGCTCTACAGCGGCAAGGTGCTGGCGAACTACAACCACCTGCTCATCCAGACCTACCTGATCGTCGCGCTGATCTACCTGGTGGTGAACGCGACGCTGTCGAAGATCGCGCGAACGCTCGAGGCGCGGCAGCGGACGCGGCCGTCCCGCGCCGTCCGCGACGCCGTGCCCGCCGCGCCCGTCGCGAAGGCGAGCTGA
- a CDS encoding copper homeostasis protein CutC, which produces MSITYEICIDGVAGAVAAEKAGADRVELCAALFEGGLTPTLGTVRAALAAVSSIRVHVIVRPRGGDFIFDEHEIAAMEHDVALVREAGAHGVVIGALTPDGAVDRPVTERLIAAAGGLPVTFHRAFDMTADPFATLDTLVELGVDRVLTSGQDVSALEGAPLIAELVRRAGDRIVVMPGGGITDRNAARVVAATGAREVHFAALSEEPSPAVHRNPYPFMGGELRQPEYRRLVTTGAGIGAVMRAAGG; this is translated from the coding sequence GTGAGCATCACCTACGAGATCTGCATCGACGGCGTCGCGGGCGCGGTGGCCGCCGAGAAGGCGGGCGCCGACCGCGTGGAGCTGTGCGCGGCCCTGTTCGAGGGCGGGCTGACCCCGACCCTCGGGACGGTCCGCGCCGCGCTCGCCGCGGTCTCGTCCATCCGGGTGCACGTCATCGTCCGGCCGCGCGGCGGCGATTTCATCTTCGACGAGCACGAGATCGCGGCGATGGAACACGACGTGGCGCTCGTCCGGGAGGCCGGGGCGCACGGCGTCGTGATCGGGGCGCTGACCCCGGACGGCGCGGTCGACCGGCCGGTCACCGAGCGGCTCATCGCCGCGGCGGGCGGCCTGCCGGTGACGTTCCACCGGGCGTTCGACATGACCGCCGACCCGTTCGCCACGCTGGACACGCTCGTCGAGCTGGGCGTCGACCGGGTGCTGACGTCCGGCCAGGACGTCAGCGCGCTCGAGGGCGCGCCGCTGATCGCCGAGCTGGTGCGGCGCGCGGGCGACCGGATCGTCGTCATGCCGGGCGGCGGGATCACCGACCGCAACGCGGCCCGCGTCGTCGCGGCGACCGGCGCCCGCGAGGTCCACTTCGCCGCGCTGTCGGAGGAGCCGAGCCCGGCCGTGCACCGCAACCCGTACCCGTTCATGGGCGGCGAGCTGCGGCAGCCGGAGTACCGGCGGCTCGTCACGACCGGCGCCGGGATCGGCGCCGTCATGCGCGCCGCGGGCGGCTGA
- a CDS encoding STAS domain-containing protein codes for MKDTMVPGLRIKTRRGFTVLNMPAQISWQNYAGIREGVSRALTLAARAPATGSETGAGAAGVVIDFGDAVLLDAAGLVLLARAETRARLLGCRLRAVVPDASAPVRRALDATGLGRLVPVFPDVAAATAGRPPARRRTGPADTADVLDAIRALHPGDAALTPAPSVPSELTITTTAAADGDHTVVHLSGVLDQLTVPRLGETLTSLVEGSLRHLALRMSARLGLRCDPLPILLGIRWRVAAEGGCLSLLEQPAKLREIIDREGLGSVFTACRTVEPAA; via the coding sequence ATGAAGGACACGATGGTGCCGGGCCTGCGCATCAAGACCCGGCGAGGCTTCACCGTGCTGAACATGCCCGCGCAGATCAGCTGGCAGAACTATGCGGGGATCCGCGAGGGCGTGAGCAGGGCCCTGACCCTGGCCGCGCGGGCCCCGGCCACCGGATCCGAGACCGGCGCGGGTGCCGCGGGCGTGGTCATCGACTTCGGGGACGCCGTGCTGCTCGACGCCGCCGGGCTGGTCCTGCTGGCCCGTGCCGAGACCCGGGCGCGGCTGCTCGGCTGCCGGCTCCGGGCCGTGGTCCCGGACGCGTCCGCACCCGTGCGGCGCGCGCTCGACGCCACCGGACTCGGACGGCTCGTCCCGGTGTTCCCCGACGTCGCGGCGGCCACCGCCGGGCGGCCGCCCGCCCGCCGCCGCACCGGACCGGCCGACACCGCGGACGTCCTGGACGCCATCCGCGCGCTGCATCCGGGGGACGCGGCGCTGACGCCGGCGCCGTCCGTCCCGTCCGAGCTGACGATCACCACGACCGCGGCGGCGGACGGCGACCACACGGTCGTCCACCTGTCCGGGGTGCTCGACCAGCTGACCGTCCCGCGGCTCGGGGAGACCCTGACCTCGCTGGTCGAGGGCAGCCTGCGGCACCTCGCGCTGCGGATGAGCGCCCGGCTCGGGCTGCGCTGCGATCCGCTGCCGATCCTGCTGGGCATCCGCTGGCGGGTCGCCGCCGAGGGCGGCTGCCTGTCGCTGCTCGAGCAGCCCGCCAAGCTCCGCGAGATCATCGACCGCGAGGGTCTGGGCTCGGTGTTCACCGCCTGCCGCACCGTGGAACCGGCGGCGTAG
- the treS gene encoding maltose alpha-D-glucosyltransferase, with amino-acid sequence MHVRPQISSGASGRSGGAPEPADPARRNGAAAPSEPAPRPAPNRPAPNRPAPDRPAPPPVTGPATGPIPDTFDEDSPRVPHWFKTAVFYEVSVRGFADSNNDGYGDLRGLISKLDHLQWLGIDCLWLLPIYQSPLKDGGYDIADYTAILPDFGELGDFVELIEQAHERGIRVIADLVMNHTSDRHPWFQSSRSDPDGPFGDFYVWDDTDEKYPDARIIFVDTEQSNWTYDPVRGQYYWHRFFSHQPDLNYDNPDVQDAMLENLRFWLDLGIDGFRLDAVPYLYAREGTNCENLPETHAYLKRVRAEVDRLYPDRVLLAEANQWPADVVEYFGDPVTGGDECHMAFHFPVMPRIFMAVRREQRYPISEIMAQTPKIPENCQWGIFLRNHDELTLEMVTDEERDYMYTEYAKDPRMKANIGIRRRLAPLLDNDRNQLELFTALLLSLPGSPVLYYGDEIGMGDNIWLGDRDAVRTPMQWTSDRNGGFSQCDPARLYLPVIMDPIYGYQAVNVEAQHDNPGSLLHWTRRMIEIRQRHPVFGVGSYVELSSSNPSVLAFTREITEDESPWGEMDTILCISNLSRFPQPVELDMRRFEGYSPVECMGGVQFPAIGELPYLLTLPGHGFYWFQLDPPENAETGRGR; translated from the coding sequence ATGCACGTTCGGCCACAGATCAGCAGCGGCGCGTCCGGCCGGAGCGGCGGCGCTCCGGAGCCCGCCGACCCGGCGCGCCGGAACGGTGCGGCCGCCCCCTCCGAACCGGCCCCGCGCCCCGCCCCGAACCGCCCCGCCCCGAACCGCCCCGCCCCGGACCGTCCGGCCCCGCCGCCGGTGACCGGCCCCGCGACCGGCCCGATCCCCGACACCTTCGACGAGGACTCGCCCCGTGTTCCGCACTGGTTCAAGACGGCGGTGTTCTACGAGGTGTCGGTGCGCGGCTTCGCCGACTCCAACAACGACGGCTACGGCGACCTGCGCGGGCTCATCTCCAAGCTCGACCACCTGCAGTGGCTCGGCATCGACTGCCTCTGGCTGCTGCCCATCTACCAGTCGCCCCTCAAGGACGGCGGCTACGACATCGCCGACTACACGGCGATCCTGCCCGACTTCGGCGAGCTGGGCGACTTCGTCGAGCTGATCGAGCAGGCCCACGAGCGCGGGATCCGGGTGATCGCCGACCTCGTCATGAACCACACGTCCGACCGGCACCCCTGGTTCCAGTCGTCCCGCAGCGACCCGGACGGCCCGTTCGGGGACTTCTACGTGTGGGACGACACCGACGAGAAGTACCCCGACGCGCGGATCATCTTCGTCGACACCGAGCAGTCGAACTGGACCTACGACCCGGTGCGCGGGCAGTACTACTGGCACCGGTTCTTCTCCCACCAGCCGGACCTGAACTACGACAATCCAGACGTCCAGGACGCCATGCTGGAGAACCTGCGGTTCTGGCTCGACCTCGGCATCGACGGCTTCCGCCTCGACGCCGTCCCCTACCTCTATGCCCGCGAAGGCACCAACTGCGAGAACCTGCCGGAGACGCACGCCTACCTCAAGCGCGTCCGCGCCGAGGTCGACCGCCTCTACCCCGACCGCGTCCTGCTGGCCGAGGCCAACCAGTGGCCCGCGGACGTCGTCGAGTACTTCGGCGACCCGGTCACCGGGGGCGACGAATGCCACATGGCGTTTCACTTCCCGGTCATGCCGCGCATCTTCATGGCCGTCCGCCGCGAGCAGCGCTACCCCATCTCCGAGATCATGGCGCAGACACCGAAGATCCCCGAGAACTGCCAGTGGGGCATCTTCCTGCGCAACCACGACGAGCTGACCCTGGAGATGGTCACCGACGAAGAGCGCGACTACATGTACACCGAATACGCCAAAGACCCGCGCATGAAGGCCAACATCGGCATCCGGCGCCGCCTGGCCCCCCTCCTGGACAACGACCGCAACCAGCTCGAGCTGTTCACCGCGCTCCTGCTCTCGCTGCCCGGCTCGCCCGTCCTGTACTACGGCGACGAGATCGGCATGGGCGACAACATCTGGCTCGGCGACCGCGACGCCGTCCGCACCCCCATGCAATGGACGTCCGACCGCAACGGCGGTTTCTCCCAGTGCGACCCGGCCCGCCTCTACCTGCCGGTGATCATGGACCCGATCTACGGCTACCAGGCCGTCAACGTCGAGGCGCAGCACGACAACCCCGGCTCGCTGCTGCACTGGACGCGCAGGATGATCGAGATCCGGCAGCGGCACCCGGTGTTCGGCGTCGGCTCGTACGTCGAGCTGTCGTCCTCGAACCCGTCCGTCCTCGCCTTCACCCGGGAGATCACCGAGGACGAGAGCCCGTGGGGCGAGATGGACACGATCCTGTGCATCAGCAACCTGTCTCGCTTCCCGCAGCCGGTCGAGCTCGACATGCGCCGGTTCGAGGGGTACTCCCCCGTCGAGTGCATGGGCGGCGTGCAGTTCCCGGCCATCGGCGAGCTGCCCTACTTGCTGACGCTCCCCGGCCACGGCTTCTACTGGTTCCAGCTCGACCCGCCGGAGAACGCGGAGACGGGGCGTGGCCGGTGA
- a CDS encoding aminoglycoside phosphotransferase, whose protein sequence is MTVLPPDPVLVRSIAEWLPRQRWFGGKDGRRIDALSVRSATELRPGDPGLHHLAIDVTQDGATDRYQVLLGVRRDLPGRLRHAEIDVLADGRDEPKARLYDAAFDPDLTRTLLTDLAEGASVGPVRFHHVPGARIRTDLASLPITGEQSNTSLLFGDAYICKLFRRLSHGVNLDLEVNLALTRDGCAHVPAVLGWIELEQGPRDGGTAAEPVTLGLLSDYLHTGADGWSLAIASVRDWYAHTPAPGADEWAELDASVAGGDFAAEAERLGTATAQVHVALANAFGVETVSAREVRAMAARMNDELTATCRAVPGLAPHAKALTAAFVELASSAVPLPVQRVHGDYHLGQVLRTESGWTLLDFEGEPARSPDERRALAHPLRDVAGMLRSFEYAARFLITKPGTVPPESGPRLETRAQAWAARNRAAFCRGYAAAGGPDPAAHAALLRAFEFEKAVYEVRYEARHRPAWLPVPLGSLAHLTA, encoded by the coding sequence GTGACCGTGCTCCCGCCAGATCCGGTCCTCGTCCGGAGCATCGCGGAGTGGCTGCCCCGGCAGCGGTGGTTCGGCGGGAAGGACGGCCGCCGCATCGACGCGCTGTCGGTGCGGTCCGCCACCGAGCTGCGTCCCGGCGACCCCGGCCTGCACCATCTCGCCATCGACGTCACCCAGGACGGCGCCACCGACCGCTACCAGGTCCTGCTCGGCGTCCGCCGCGACCTGCCCGGCCGGCTGCGGCACGCCGAGATCGACGTGCTCGCCGACGGGCGGGACGAGCCGAAGGCCCGGCTGTACGACGCGGCGTTCGACCCCGACCTGACCCGGACCCTGCTGACCGACCTGGCGGAGGGCGCGTCGGTCGGGCCGGTGCGGTTCCACCACGTGCCCGGTGCCCGCATCCGCACCGACCTGGCGAGCCTGCCCATCACCGGCGAGCAGAGCAACACCTCGCTGCTGTTCGGCGACGCCTACATCTGCAAGCTGTTCCGGCGGCTCAGCCACGGCGTGAACCTCGACCTGGAGGTGAACCTCGCGCTGACCCGCGACGGGTGCGCGCACGTCCCGGCCGTCCTCGGCTGGATCGAGCTGGAGCAGGGGCCGCGGGACGGCGGGACGGCCGCGGAGCCGGTGACGCTCGGGCTCCTGTCGGACTACCTGCACACCGGCGCGGACGGCTGGAGCCTCGCGATCGCGAGCGTCCGGGACTGGTACGCGCACACTCCGGCACCCGGCGCGGACGAGTGGGCCGAGCTGGACGCCAGCGTGGCCGGGGGCGACTTCGCGGCGGAGGCCGAGCGGCTCGGCACCGCGACCGCGCAGGTCCACGTGGCGCTCGCGAACGCGTTCGGGGTGGAGACCGTTTCGGCGCGCGAGGTGCGGGCGATGGCCGCGCGGATGAACGACGAACTCACCGCCACGTGCCGCGCGGTACCCGGGCTCGCGCCGCACGCGAAGGCGCTCACCGCCGCGTTCGTCGAGCTCGCCTCGTCGGCCGTCCCGCTGCCCGTCCAGCGGGTGCACGGCGACTACCACCTGGGGCAGGTGCTGCGCACCGAGTCGGGCTGGACGCTGCTCGACTTCGAGGGCGAACCCGCGCGCTCCCCGGACGAGCGCCGCGCGCTCGCGCACCCGCTGCGGGACGTCGCGGGGATGCTGCGCTCGTTCGAGTACGCGGCGCGGTTCCTCATCACCAAGCCCGGGACCGTGCCGCCGGAGTCCGGTCCGCGGCTGGAGACGCGCGCGCAGGCGTGGGCGGCCCGCAACCGGGCCGCGTTCTGCCGCGGGTACGCGGCCGCGGGCGGCCCCGACCCGGCCGCGCACGCGGCGCTGCTGCGCGCGTTCGAGTTCGAGAAGGCCGTCTACGAGGTGCGGTACGAGGCCCGGCACCGGCCCGCGTGGCTGCCGGTGCCGCTGGGCTCGCTCGCCCACCTGACGGCTTGA